The genomic region aagaaaatcaaaaaaattcaaatacacaTCCATATAGAATTAAGAAATTTTCAACCAAGACAAATAtacaaaaatcattgtttcttaatatattaagatgcaatcatttaccaaaaaaaacaaaagacacaaaacacaaaacactattatttattaatatgcAGACACTAttgtttttttacatttttttttaaagatttacaTGGACTGGGTTGATGATTTATGACTTTGGAGGGGGCCTAAGCTACAAAGTAAGGGGGGCCCAagcctaaattttttattttttattgaaaattaaactactaaaaaaaaattttgggcgCAGGGGGGTTGAGCCCCCACCTGGGTCCGTCCCTGATTAtggttatgtaatatattataaacctgttttaaaaattctataaaCTACTTTTGTATTCGTGTgttctaataaatattactgtttcctcaagaaaaaaaagttttatgttcaatatgatgtgtgtgtgcgcgtgtgtgtgtgtatatatatgtatatatatatatatatatataatttttgttaatgttaCACTCTTcgatatcattttttaatttacaaaatatcTGATAAAATTGTTCCAAAttccaaaataaatattgttcaTTCAAAACTTAGTTGCCATCTTCAAGAAACAAAGAGTTCAACTCATGTAGATGAGAAAATGCATGATGTCTTGGATTTACTTACATATGACATTGCGAAAGTGAGGCGACCAAATGACATTTCCATTATTGGAGGATTAATGTGAAGGCCAAAGAGCTTGGACTTGTTATCAATCACTAAATTGATGGTACAATTGTAGGTGAGTATCTTAGTTGTAACACCTGAGGCATCCACTCCTTCCCCAAGTACAAATTGGTTAATTCCTGCAATCTGCAACATATATTTACTACACATAAGAAAGAAGTGAATCTAAATAGTGCCTTAACATATGCATGTCTCATTAAGTTAAGATTagctcttttttattattttgtttcttttgagttaaaagaaaaataaaaggcacgtcaataaagaaaaaaaaaaagagtatgatctcaaataaaataaaatgaaaaaaaaagaatgcatATGACCAATTCTAACTAATTTGTTAAGGATCTCTGATTAACTccaaattttagaataaaaactttCGTGTTCTTGTTACTGTGTTTGACTTTTTACCTATGTAAAACTTCTTAAATCGtcaactttctctctcttttttattttttattattatttcattttacatAATGCTCAACTAGGCAAATAAAGTAAATAGAAATGAACACCTAGCCCGTCATTGCTTAGGCAAAGTAATGATCTTAGGCACATGGACTACTGTGTGCTGAGGAACTTGggcattttttatgtttctttttggGCTGTTGCAACTTTAGTCAATTTAATCATGGGACTAGGCCAAGgccaaaccttttttattttttagtcatGATTCTGGTCATACATCAATGTTTCAATTTTAACTGCACAGTCCACCTTTTCTCCACaaaaagacacacacacacacacacacacacaaaaaaaaagaaaaaggctaaCTTGGGACCAATTCTACAACCTTAACCCTCAGTACAAGCTACCCATCCAGTCTAAAGTTAGGTTCCAAAAATTCCTTTAACTCCCTATACTTTATTGTCTAAAATACTACTGAATGAGACAAGTTGTGTAGTATGGGCCTAACAATGTAGAGAAATCTGTACCTATAATTTCGGCCCTTGATAGGAAACATTTTGGGTCTTCCTAAGTTTTCTGTCCATTAGGTTAGCTCATTACATTGactaatgctttttttttgtctgtATGTGTATGATTATATGTATACGGTTGACTAATGCTTTCTTGCATGTAACAAACGATATCAATCCATTACAAATCTTGTATCccatttttttcactttatatACAATTCATCAGTTACAATTTGTCTACgtatttttttacattattttaaaaataaccaaaatttaaaatggaaaaaaaatcaagcacaTAATataccacaatttttttttgtttttttttttttgagaaacaatataACACACTTGATATAGCATAAAATGGAGGGAAAATGTAAAGCAACTCAGTATCAACCAACCTagtaaaatcaagaaaattcatAATACGGAAAGAGCTAGAGCTAGATCTAGTGTGTGACACACTCTTTGAATCATGTAGCACATTCTTTTGTACAGAGACAAAGTTTGGCTTCAAATATATTTAGAGTTATTTTTTTCAACCCATTATGTGAtgatttatgtttatttattatattgtttaaacaagTCATATGACTACACAAAAACAGCTTCTTTAATCGCTACAATCACCACTTCGAACAAGATAGCTACGACATGTTAGGAGCTAAACTTTTTTAAttgcatagtttttttttatttttttttatttcatcaaTCTCTATCAGCTTACATAAGGAGTGTACATTAATGTATTcatccaaggaaaaaaaaaaaagtagcatgTGGCAGTTATGCATATGCTCAAGGTCCCTTAAGTCGAAACTGTAAGAGGAGACCCGACAACCCATCCTTAGTCAAATCCTTTTGATAGTCTCGATAAAGTTTCATTCCCTTTgtctatataatatatatttactaAAAGTTTATTCCGACaatattaccttttttttaaattaataacttAGGCATGCGTCTATCcagccaataaataaataaataaacttaggCATGCAAGAATGCATCTActagattttaaatttaaagtctcatcatctttttttttttttttcttttcttaaaagagaggttttattttgaactagGTTGACTAAATTGTCTATTAAAATCTATTTACcaaatcataaaaatacaataaataatataatctcCTAATATAGGGTTTGTGTTCATTCAGAAGAGctcattttcatttataattaatttggtttaaaaattaaactacaCAAAACTAAGATagaataagtttaaaaaaatgaataaactgttttttttttttaaataaaaagcttGACATTAATGATCCTtaatggcatgtttggatgtttaaaaaatgagggggagtagagtagagggaaggagagtaattcaattaccttgtttgagagttttttaaggaaggagggggaggaatttggaggggtttggaggggtttcaactacctccaaccccctcatttttaatttccccaaattggagagatttggagggagagtagagcacataaaattatttataaagtaaattacctaatttaccattattatatttataaaattacaatgttaaaaacaaggggaatggctaattactctcttcccccttactaattataaaaacatccaaacaaggtggagggtaatcattctcctctactctcctccccactactcccctcccctctactctcctccctctctaaactcccaaacaggccataagagaGAAAGATGTAGTACCTTGATGGATAACTTGGGTGGTGGTGGCTCTGTTGCAATGTAAAACACAAGCAATGCAATTCCCAAGCTCAGTATTGCCCTCCAACTTATTTGCAAGCAAATCCACGGACATGAATCAGAATTACGATAAGTACAATACCTTCTCCAAAACCCTCTTCTTCTCCCATAATATAATTCTTTCTCATCagtctcttcctcctcctcatcATCATTAACCCCTCCATGATGATCAACAATGATCAAACGGTTCTCACAATTCTCATGAGTCCCGGCTGTCCCATTGCTTTGAACATCATAAGCAATAATACTATTGTTCTTCTTTTCATGCAAGATTAGTGAGTTGTTTGATCCACGAGAGGAAGAGTAGCGTGAGAGAGTGAAACGTGAGGCTTCGATGCTGTGGTTTGGGTTTGTGGGGTTCGTGAGGAAGGTTTCTGAGCGAACTGGGGAGTGGAATGTGGATTCATCTATGTTGTTGGTTCTAATGTCAGTGCTGTTGGCATGGGAAATAGTGGAAGGGCTTTGGACATAGTAGGCACAAGGGTAGGAGTGAAACAGAGCTTCTTGGTCTTCAACACCATCCATTCTATTGTTAGACAttgagcgagagagagagagagagaaagagagagagatgatttcTCTGACATGGAGAGGGTCTTAGTAGGGTTTATAAAGCTGATAAAGAGAGGTTGCTTTTTTGAGAGGATGAGATGTTTGGCTTGGCTTTGAGAATTTGAGCCATTTTAGAGCCAAAactttttaacacaaatcttttttgataattgttGACATGTTGTTATTGGATTATATTAAGATTTATGTTAATGGGTGGCAGTTGTTAACAagtcatttaaagaaaattttaacattatttttataaaaaatataaaaaattatcaaaaaaattaattgtttttttttccataaaaagtttctaaaaaatatttaaactaatGCTCTtaatacatttattaattttttctcttatattaaaaatggTATCGGTCATGTGAAAATAATGTTGCACCAATTATAATTTATCATATCAATAAGCTGTGaatgaaattgtgaaatttgttttctttagcATTTCACTTTCTACTAGGAACTCTAAGAATTTCTCTTTGTGAAGTTTTAGTACTAGCTAGTACCAATTAATAAAGAGTTTTTATTACAAAGAACAAATAATTCTCATTTCTCATTAAAAGTGTTAGGctctaaaagtttaaaacaattGACAAATTGTGAACACAAatttgtctagatatagatcctagagtctataggtattattagacaatgtttaaggtgatacaagtcaagattcaagaatatacaagctgcagaaagaagaGTTCAAAATTTGCTTgcttcgatcgatcaaaagaCAGGCTCGACTGATCAAAATACGTATCTACAGAATTTTAAGTTGGCCcaaacagcagttcaagcccattaaggattaaagtttcagatctacttcttctagtatagaaaggaaaccctaagcacgtttttaataggctttttagagagagagagagaggagggtgcctttgatgtgttgtgtgttgaatcttttgtgagatctagaggtgttttccttcatacacacactttgaactatcaagatcaagattcacatcaagaacttgattgttgtttcagttgctgcataaagaacattcaagaagatcaagatttaTAAGTAGGAGAATTTGTGGTTGCTgcagatcaaagaaagaaatagtctGTGAATTCGAAACTATCATGGGGTCGTAATAGCAAGTTCTCTACTTGATGTAGTAATATTatattagtggtctaagtcttattgtacagACTTCTATTCTTTCTAGTagatttgctttttaccttgaggatagctaagttaaatcctccctaagtTTCTTACCGGTTttgttttcctgggttatcagatctttatgttttttatatttttcattgctttgcatgatatgattgttttgttttaacctagatctaaataataaacttaagtattcacttggttaattaattaggttaaacaatctagtttacatGGATCTAAAACTGTACAAAAAGAATATCATTCGTATGTGCCATTATTGTTGGAGCAAAACAAACTATCAACTATAAACTGTAAAGTATATATGTTCCAAAAGTGATGATATGAGAGCACGGTTATTGCCTTATTTGGGGGGGAAAAACATGGGGATGATGATAACTAGATAGGGTAGGTTTATCCTTTACTAGTAAAtgataaaaatagttttctcctttcattttagaaaaaaaaaaaattcaattaatcaCTGAAATTCATTAGAATTACCAATATCTGGGTTtaggacatatatatatatatatatatatatatatatatatgtttagttTAAGTCATTTGGGTTGGTTCAATAAGGTTTAAACAGCTAAGTGAAATTGATGGaccaattaaatattataaacatgttcaaatcgttttttgattgtttataaaaaataaatatttaataataataataagaattgAGGATAAGAACCTAAGTCTAGGTTCTTACAAATCCAAGCCAAATTTATAATTCAGCTTAATGATGTAATCTTTATTATATGGTAAACCTTGTTTGACATTGTTgtgattattaataataatgaccaaaaatatttaaatattttcccTATTCTTCTGGAAAACAAAAATCCCACCTCCAAAGTCACTTTAGTTTAGAGTGTGGCCAAGccatacaaaaattatatccGATAATTAAGGGAGAGCCACTTCTCTAGAAACTAGCATTTGCTTTTACACCGAATTGTCTCTCTTTTTGGACATCTTAGGAATCATAGCAAAGtcctcattaaaaaataaaaaataaaaaataaatccttgtccaaaaaaaaaaaaaaggaatcatAGCAAAGTAAGCACGCTTTAGCAATTCTTTTCCCTAGTCTCTTCTCAAGTTTAAAGTCATCTTGCCCAAAAAGGTTCATTGATATGTAATGAGTGtactaattaaaatattaccaaaataaaagtaCTAATTAATTCTTGAAATGCCCTCAAATATGGACCATATCAACTTATCTTACAAGAATGGTTTGTTATAGCTAGTTTGTATAATTAGGTTTCCATGGTATTTGATGCCCTTGAGATCAAATTGCACAAGCCTGGTTgagtttctttattattataacttttaaatcctcatttatataagaaaacaaataaacgaaaaaaatttaaatgtgaACAAATCAATGACATGCTTGCATCGTTTGTTAATTAGATTGAGCAAGACTTGGATATCCAGTATTCTTGTATATTAAATCTGTTCAAATGTGAACATGTGACAAGTATGAGTGTCTGTATCCTAACGAGCTTAGTGCATAGAAACAATAGATTCAAGCTGTTTCTAATGAGATTTCTATGTTTGTAAGTTTTAATGTACACTCACATGGATCTTTACATGTGGGCCTTAGTTTAGCTGTATCAAATAAAATTGTGCCATTTAATACTTGATGataatcaagagagagagacagagagaattAATGAGCAGTATAAATGCAATTTGGGTTTGAATATTGCTTGCTTTTGAAGAGTGGTGATGGATTGAAATACAAGGTTGAGTGACCATACGTGGTCATGATTAAAGGCAATAATGTGAACATGAGGAAATAATCTAATGAAAATGTATTGCTTTCGCTTTTATGCCAAGAGACATCATGAATTGCACTTCCCATTTCCATCATCACCGAATACATTTTCTTTCTTACGCGGAACCGGATCTTGCATTAGCATAGCTAGGGATCTGTGGTAAATTTGTAATCTATTTTCTACTCCTTAGCATGGGGTCCTTAGACTGATCACTAAAAAGTTAACTTGCTACACATGTATAACAGTGCAAAGACTTTTCACTAGTACTAGAACTCTAAATTTTAGCCTAAGAAATTTGAGGTTATGTTtagtaacaatttttgttttttattttcaaaaacttgtttacaggaatataaaaaaaataattttcttgtatttttgaaataaaaaacatgtttggttaattgaaattaaaaagatggttttttgaagaaaaatatagaGAATACTAAATTATGTTGTTAcaaggatttgaactctaatgttCTCTCATTAAATGAAatagatttattaaattaaatgcgtattttcattgatttttgaaaattagaaattgaaaactgtcttttgcatgtttttagtttccttcacaaattaagttttgagaatagtttttgtttttcgtctattttggattctcaaacaaattttttagtctcacaaattaaaaaattgattttaaaaacagaaaataagtgaaaaaaatagtTATCAAACATACATTAAGGTTGcatacttttttctttaataaatataaCTTTACTACAAAAAAGAAACTATGGAGGGTCCGAGCGCATCCTACCTTCAGGATTAAGAAATCGAGAAGGAAGAGAagagataaaaatgaaaatggatCCATCTCAAATAGAAAAGGTAGCCCAATGGGCTAGATTGTGTGTTAAAGAATGTGCCCTCCTTTTGACATaaactgaaaagtgaaaagTGGGAGATGGGAGATGGGCTCCAAGTGTTGTGTACTGAGATAAGAAGAGAGCAAATATTCTATATCGTGTTTTAAATAACTGTGCAAATCTCACTACTTATATAAGGCTAATTATAAACCAACTTTAGGTAAGCATATTAAATTTGATGTAGAACGGATAGTACAAACTTTCCTGGAACACAGAGATAACTAAAATCAACACATAAAAAGTTTAATACGTAAAAATAATACTAGTAGAAATCATTAGAGTCATCAACAGAATTATATTGCATGATATTTGGTGACATGAAGGAATCATTGTGAACTTCAAAACTCACTATCTTATGGCCATTACCTACATAGTTTTCCAGGAAAATATCTTCAGTTAGGCCTTTGATCTGTAATTTTCTGATCAAGTTTGCCAATTTTTCCTCTTTCTAACTTAGTTTCATGCTTGACACAAATTATGACATTTTAGAGTCTTTTAGCTGTCCTAAGAATAGTTTAGGATTCCTAAGGGTCACCTAGAATCCTTGGGGTTTCTTTTCCTAATTCAAATGTATTGTAACTAtcaagtcaatttaatttcatcaataaaaatttcagagagttctttttcctttattttctagTAGATTTCGAAATTCTCCTAATAGATTCAAGTAGCCCTTGTGGATTTAAGGGTTATCATCTTGAAGCACACTATTTCTTTTTCATGTGGCTTTCTGCTCAtgcataaaataaattaataatcttAGTGCTCGTTTGGAAGAGTTTatgtttattgatttattaaGCTTAAAATTAGTTggacaaaaatacaatttcactTTAAAATAAGGTGTCTAAAAGATGTGCATAAACcaaataatcaaaaaaaaaaaaaaattttgagaaggaTCCAAATAACCtgaataatttgaaaatatgttatGAGAAGCAGATAATACAATGAGGACTATCCCTCCAATTATATTCTCCAACTACCTGCCATTTTTAACCGAATGTGTGACATGGcacttatttgatttttaaatattatatgtcttatatctaaataaaaataaaagagaattgGAAAGTTCAACGTGGATGGATCCAATCCAAATACAAAGGACTTGAAACCCACATTCCtaatataaatcacaaaagactaccattaattttatattttaattgatttaaccaaaaaaataaacatagtTTAATGGTTTTCTCCTTCTTAAATGGTAACATGAGGTTATTTTATTCTTCAAccctaaaaataagaaaaggccACATACTAGAGAACAAAAACATCAATCTTTTGCATATTTTACAATATTGGATTCTATATTTTACATGACAAAAgagaaaggacaaaaaaaatttgttgattaACGGAATAACAAAGGTAGCATACTTTAACAACTAAAGCACAACCAAAAAGTGAAGCGATAAATTAAAGTAATAGATTcacgtgaaaattgatataataGATTCAAGTGAAAATTGATGTGATTTCTTTcacagttttttgttttttaaattttatgaacttctatcataacttttttttttttttggtaaacaaaaaATAGGAGTTAGCTAAACTATGCCAACCTCCGGAGAGGACACTTggtttaaaaccttttttttaaaatttttttttatggagcCAATCTTTATGAATGCCCACCAACAAAAGACTACTGGCAACGGGACTCAAACCTAAGTGAGCTAGACGAAGTTGCCAAGCCTTACCAACTGAACCATCTCCGTTGGCAACTTCTGTCATAACTTACTACTTCAAtaatagccaaaaaaaaaatgttatagcaTAAATAAAggcattttatgaaaaaaaatttgtctctaaactatacagaaaaatatatacaaaacttAGTACTAATTAAACTTGCCAATTTTGTTAAACTATAGTTTGGTAAAAGAAAAgcctatatattattttttaatatgtgtgtgtgtgtcaaaattttgaactATTATTGCATaagatattaaatttttatcctttcctttttatttccaattattatttatgtaacTTTGAGGAAGAACTCTGAAAATGtagactttaaaaaaatatagttaaataattttatgatgaACATTCATCAAAAATCGTCGCTTTGGCCGAGTGGTTAAGGCGTGTGCCTGCTAAGTACATGGGGTTTCCCCGCGAGAGTTCGAATCTCTCAGGCGAcgatttccattttttttccttttttcttttttatggtcTATTTATTAAAACTGTTGCTTTGTAAGTCAATTTACTCTACCTTTTACAACAacgaaaattaaaattttccatgCACATTATTCAAACCCATATAATTTCTACCAAactatcataaaaatatatatataactctaaCAGAAAtgttacaattttctttttctttttctttttaataatctatttattaAAACTGTTGCTTTACAAGTCAATTTACTCTACCTTTTacaacaaagaaaattaaaaactcccATGCACATCATTCAAACCCAAATAATTTCTACCAAActatcatttaaaatatatacataacaGAAATGGCTTGGAAACATTTGTAACTTCAAGTTTAAGGTACATCTAAAGTCAAAAGACCTTAGCTTGATGTTCTACCAGTCACCAAGGACATTTATGGACTCCCCAATTCTCACATGGTTAGAGTGTTTATCAAAACTGTAGGTGGAATCAGCCAATTTACTCTATTTTTACATgacaaagaaaattaatatttccaTGCACATTGAAACCCTTGTATATGATTTCCAAAAAACTTTACAACTAAGCCTGAAGATAATTGGGTTGGCTAAATTTCTAACTTCAAATTTAAGGTAAATCCAATAAAGTCACAGACCTTAGCTTGATGTTCAATCACTAAGGACATTCATGGGGTCCTCAATCCTCATACTGATATTGATATGGACAAACATGAATATGGCACTAACTATGATGCTTGAAAGATCATTTGTCAAAAGATGGTGTTACCTTTTTCCTCTATTTGGTACCTAATGACTTAGTGGAACCATATATATTTTGTCCAGAAGTTGCTCGCGtgattcacattaaaaaaaaaagtcatgaaCATAAGAAGTAAAAGACAgataaaatacaagaaaatccTAATTTTTGTTGGAATCTTAGTTATTAGATGAATATGATAGGTAAACAGCGGTCTACTAACTAAGTCAATGTTGAATCATGAATGATGCAGTTTTTAGGTGATTATTAGTCTCAGTACTTAAGAGTGACTGGATGTCTGGTTTAAGTCTTGTTTGTCTCAGCTTCTACTCTGAAGTTTGTCGgcatatatatatgtctatatCTCCGGATGCAAGTCTTCGAACTTGATTAGTTTGTTGAGAATCCATAACtaatagaatatattttttaactgtGTTTGATTGTATTCGGTGTTCGGTGATGACCGTGGTGACCATTTTGAAGAGGTTGGTGCTGAAGAAAAATGTCTCAGATTGATCCTCTTTTGTTCATGTATCTATTCCCCGACGCGAGATGGTCAATTAACATGTCCCTTCAGCAGTTGAAATGGATGTATGCATGAAGACCTAATATATTAATCAGTTGCTTACTGGACAGCTGAGGGCTGCGAAATCATTGTTAATTATAGACTTTTGCTGCAGAGTGTAAACGTTTCTTGTTTTGCGACTAAGCATTTTACTAGGAAGTGATAAGCATGCATTAGCGTGGACGGTGAAAAGGCCTCACATAAGACAATTATTGTCCTCATGTCACATTCAatgttaaataataaattatgcATAGCCGTCGGTGATGGCTCTGAACTTTATTTTCTACGTAGTCAGTAAAAAGTCGAATATTAGGTAAGGGAAATCTTACCTTTACGCGATTTtcttattacaaatttgtctatagtaataataaaaaaataaatgataaattataatttcatttaaCATATTCTATCTTAATACAATgaacatattaattattgttactaAAATTAAATCTTAGAAATCATCTCTTGTTTCTAAATACAACATGTTAACGTATATCGGGTTATGAGTTTTAAGCCCACCTTATTTACCTGTATAGCACACATACTTGTACTATATTCTTACTTGTAATACACACATCTGCCTCTTTTATAAATGCACTCatatatattctattattagataaatacaatacattcattcagtatttctaacatggtatcagagtcattgctttgacatttttcttagcagtcttaTTTCTCTTTGGTGTTACTCCAAATTCATAATCGCTTCCGCCGTCATAGCTGCCACTGCAGCCATTCGCCATTAAATCTCTGACGTCTCTTAGTCAATGTCTCTAATTCCAGACCTGCAGTTGCCGTTGTTCAAGAGTCTAACACTACAAAGAACACTGCCATATCATCGCTGTCGTGAACCTTTCCCCGATTGTGTTTTTGCAAGTACCACTGAGATCGTCCTCCGCCGATCTACTATTCTGTGGAAACCTAACCATCATCGGAGGCTTCACGCGCCCTCACGCACCACACACGCATCCACTAGTCCAAGTAGACATCATCCATGACGTCATCATCGCCACATAAGCCTTAGATGATGTCAGCATCCAATCAGCGCCACGTTATCTTGCTTGCATCAACACCCAAGTCAGTGATTACGTCATCCCACACGTCATCTGTGTTGACTTTTGACTGCACCCGTTGACTGTTAACCGTAGCCTTTTGActgttgactttttgcagttCAGGTGCTCCTTACCTAATTTTTCgcataaatttcatttttg from Castanea sativa cultivar Marrone di Chiusa Pesio chromosome 11, ASM4071231v1 harbors:
- the LOC142617819 gene encoding uncharacterized protein LOC142617819; translation: MSNNRMDGVEDQEALFHSYPCAYYVQSPSTISHANSTDIRTNNIDESTFHSPVRSETFLTNPTNPNHSIEASRFTLSRYSSSRGSNNSLILHEKKNNSIIAYDVQSNGTAGTHENCENRLIIVDHHGGVNDDEEEEETDEKELYYGRRRGFWRRYCTYRNSDSCPWICLQISWRAILSLGIALLVFYIATEPPPPKLSIKIAGINQFVLGEGVDASGVTTKILTYNCTINLVIDNKSKLFGLHINPPIMEMSFGRLTFAMSYGPKLYAESGSTLYQLFVETKNKPMYGAGRSMRDNLESAMRLHLMFLMSLNSNFRVFLNLIRPKFQHPVECLLVLNRAYDKKRQTQAYNSTCTISS